One Pseudonocardia abyssalis DNA segment encodes these proteins:
- a CDS encoding ribonuclease J produces MNRRRQSPLPPPLPAGGLRVVPLGGLGEIGRNMTVFEHNGDLLIVDCGVLFPEEHQPGVDVILPDFSWIRDRLDRVVAIVLTHGHEDHIGGVPYLLRERPDIPLVGSRLTIGFITAKLREHRIRPVTIEVAEGDRRPLGSFDCEFLAVNHSIPDGLAVALRTPAGLVLHTGDFKMDQFPLDRRITDLRGFARLGEEGVDLMLVDSTNADVPGFTTAERELGPAIETVFRTAPRRIIVSSFASHVHRIQQVLDAAHQHGRKVAFVGRSMVRNMGIAAELGYLRIPDGLVVDLKALDRLPAAKVTLVCTGSQGEPMAALSKMAAGTHMIDVGPGDTVLLASSLIPGNENAVYGVINGLTSLGASVVHKGNAKVHVSGHASAGELVYCYNIVRPANVLPVHGEARHLRANADLAISTGIAPDRVLIAHDGAVIDLIGGRATLTGSVPAHNVYVDGQTVGTVTEESLEVRRVLGQQGVVTVVVLVDPDTGQLTEPPDYLTRGFAHDEQGFDGATPVIEKALSELSGPAARTSARQEQAVAAAVTTWIRRVKNRAPVVVVVLVDA; encoded by the coding sequence ATGAATCGACGACGCCAGTCTCCTCTGCCGCCTCCTCTGCCGGCAGGAGGCCTGCGCGTGGTTCCGCTCGGCGGCTTGGGCGAGATCGGCCGCAACATGACGGTCTTCGAGCACAACGGCGACCTGCTGATCGTGGACTGCGGGGTCCTGTTCCCCGAGGAGCACCAGCCGGGTGTGGACGTGATCCTGCCCGACTTCTCCTGGATCCGGGACCGGCTCGACCGCGTGGTCGCCATCGTGCTCACCCACGGCCACGAGGATCACATCGGCGGCGTGCCCTACCTGCTGCGCGAACGTCCCGACATCCCGCTGGTCGGGTCCCGGCTCACGATCGGGTTCATCACCGCGAAGCTGCGGGAGCACCGCATCCGACCGGTCACCATCGAGGTCGCCGAAGGGGACCGGCGTCCTCTCGGGTCGTTCGACTGCGAGTTCCTCGCGGTCAACCACTCCATCCCCGACGGGCTCGCCGTCGCTCTCCGCACCCCGGCCGGCCTCGTGCTGCACACCGGTGACTTCAAGATGGACCAGTTCCCGCTCGACCGTCGGATCACCGACCTGCGCGGGTTCGCCCGCCTCGGTGAGGAGGGTGTCGACCTGATGCTCGTCGACTCCACCAATGCGGACGTACCCGGCTTCACGACCGCCGAGCGCGAACTCGGACCCGCGATCGAGACGGTCTTCCGCACCGCCCCGCGGCGGATCATCGTCTCCAGCTTCGCCAGTCACGTGCACCGCATCCAGCAGGTACTCGACGCCGCCCACCAACACGGCCGCAAGGTCGCCTTCGTCGGCCGGTCGATGGTCCGCAACATGGGGATCGCCGCCGAGCTCGGCTACCTCCGCATACCCGACGGGCTGGTCGTCGACCTCAAGGCGCTCGACCGCCTGCCCGCCGCGAAGGTCACGCTCGTGTGTACCGGGTCGCAGGGCGAGCCGATGGCGGCGCTGTCGAAGATGGCCGCCGGCACCCACATGATCGACGTCGGCCCCGGTGACACCGTGTTGCTCGCCAGTTCGTTGATCCCCGGCAACGAGAACGCCGTCTACGGCGTCATCAACGGCTTGACCAGCCTCGGCGCCTCCGTCGTGCACAAGGGCAACGCCAAGGTCCACGTGTCCGGGCACGCCAGCGCGGGCGAGCTCGTCTACTGCTACAACATCGTCCGTCCCGCCAACGTGCTGCCCGTCCACGGCGAGGCGCGGCACCTACGCGCCAACGCCGACCTCGCGATCAGCACCGGCATCGCTCCGGACCGGGTCCTCATCGCCCACGACGGCGCCGTGATCGACCTCATCGGCGGCCGCGCCACTCTGACCGGCTCCGTCCCGGCCCACAACGTCTACGTCGACGGCCAGACGGTCGGCACGGTCACCGAGGAGTCCCTGGAGGTACGGCGGGTCCTTGGCCAGCAGGGCGTGGTCACCGTCGTCGTTCTGGTGGATCCCGACACCGGGCAGCTCACGGAGCCCCCGGACTACCTGACCCGCGGCTTCGCCCACGACGAGCAGGGGTTCGACGGCGCGACCCCCGTGATCGAGAAGGCCCTGTCCGAGCTCTCCGGGCCGGCGGCTCGAACGTCGGCCCGGCAGGAGCAGGCCGTCGCCGCTGCCGTGACCACGTGGATCCGCCGGGTCAAGAACCGCGCGCCGGTCGTCGTGGTGGTCCTGGTCGACGCCTGA
- a CDS encoding undecaprenyl-diphosphate phosphatase: MTWIEVVVLGLVQGLTEFLPISSSAHLRITSEVFFGRDAGAAFTAVTQLGTEAAVVTYFAKDIGHLAGVWFRGFRMPMVRITDDYRIAWLVIIGTVPIAVLGLLFEDQIQTVGRNLWLVATTLIVFGLLLGLAERMGRQQVELRKITRKDGILLGFAQAMALIPGVSRAGGTITAGLLLGMTRPAIVRYSFLLAIPSVFAAGLFQLPDVFARDGPSVPQMIVATAIAFLVGYATIAWLLRYVERHSVYVFVWYRVVLGALILVGLSGGWLRAA; the protein is encoded by the coding sequence GTGACGTGGATCGAGGTGGTCGTCCTCGGCCTGGTGCAGGGCCTGACGGAGTTCCTGCCGATCTCTTCCTCGGCGCACCTCCGCATCACCTCCGAGGTGTTCTTCGGCCGCGACGCGGGCGCCGCGTTCACGGCGGTGACCCAGCTGGGCACGGAGGCCGCCGTGGTGACGTACTTCGCGAAGGACATCGGCCACCTGGCCGGTGTCTGGTTCCGCGGCTTCCGGATGCCGATGGTGCGGATCACCGACGACTACCGGATCGCCTGGTTGGTGATCATCGGTACGGTCCCCATCGCCGTACTGGGCCTGCTGTTCGAGGACCAGATCCAGACCGTGGGACGCAACCTGTGGTTGGTGGCCACCACGCTCATCGTCTTCGGCCTGTTGCTCGGTTTGGCGGAGCGGATGGGGCGTCAGCAGGTCGAGCTGCGCAAGATCACCCGGAAGGACGGGATCCTGCTCGGCTTCGCGCAAGCAATGGCCCTGATCCCCGGGGTGTCCCGTGCCGGGGGGACGATCACAGCTGGATTGTTGCTGGGGATGACCCGCCCCGCGATCGTCCGCTACTCGTTCCTGCTGGCGATCCCGTCGGTGTTCGCGGCGGGGCTGTTCCAGTTGCCGGATGTCTTCGCGCGCGACGGACCGAGCGTGCCACAGATGATCGTCGCCACGGCCATCGCATTCCTCGTCGGCTACGCAACGATCGCGTGGTTGCTGCGCTACGTCGAGCGCCACAGCGTATACGTCTTCGTCTGGTACCGCGTCGTACTGGGTGCGCTGATCCTGGTCGGCCTTTCGGGAGGTTGGCTCCGAGCGGCCTGA
- a CDS encoding VOC family protein — protein MPENPPASVWPILHYRDTTGALHLLVDVLGFRAALVVRDDRGDIVHAELRWPEGGAVVFGSAAHTESAVHGGVQPGAGASYVVTDDVDAVHERAERAGVEVVEPPNETRFGSGVATRACSLRDAEGNVWTFGTYRGAS, from the coding sequence ATGCCGGAGAACCCACCTGCCTCGGTCTGGCCGATCCTGCACTACCGCGACACGACCGGTGCCCTGCACCTGCTCGTCGACGTCCTCGGCTTCCGTGCGGCGCTGGTGGTGCGGGACGACCGGGGCGACATCGTGCATGCCGAGCTGCGCTGGCCGGAGGGTGGGGCGGTGGTGTTCGGTTCGGCCGCGCATACCGAGAGCGCAGTGCACGGCGGCGTGCAGCCGGGAGCCGGCGCCTCCTACGTCGTCACCGACGACGTCGACGCCGTGCACGAGCGAGCGGAGCGGGCCGGCGTGGAGGTGGTGGAGCCGCCCAACGAGACCCGGTTCGGATCCGGAGTGGCCACCAGGGCGTGCTCGCTGCGCGATGCCGAGGGCAATGTCTGGACATTCGGCACCTACCGGGGCGCCTCCTGA
- a CDS encoding Crp/Fnr family transcriptional regulator: MLRRPGGGVGVEEGHHCLDEVALFRDLSRREMAAMAAGAPRRTVAAGQVVYDPSRPTSVLFIVKSGRFRLFRVVPDGRTVTTALPGPGAVFGQMDLLGMQMGGTWAVALEPGDLCLMSRGDVRSMLLGDPRIAARVAEQLGARIVELEQRLADMVGKSVLERTAHTLVVLAGPGPSDVEPAPVRLTHEQLAGLVGATRERTTTALGELAERGLVSLHRGRIRIRDRVGLAAVADGAARSDATGGRSEGSNDGDEGFPRL, encoded by the coding sequence GTGCTGAGGCGACCGGGCGGAGGGGTCGGAGTGGAGGAGGGCCACCATTGTCTCGACGAGGTGGCGCTGTTCCGGGACCTGTCGCGCCGCGAGATGGCCGCGATGGCGGCCGGCGCACCGCGGCGGACGGTGGCGGCGGGCCAGGTCGTCTACGACCCGAGCCGGCCGACGAGCGTGCTGTTCATCGTCAAGTCCGGGCGGTTCCGGCTGTTCCGCGTCGTCCCGGACGGCCGGACGGTCACGACGGCGCTGCCGGGGCCGGGTGCGGTCTTCGGGCAGATGGACCTGCTCGGAATGCAGATGGGTGGTACGTGGGCGGTGGCCTTGGAGCCCGGCGACCTGTGCCTGATGAGCCGCGGGGACGTCCGTTCGATGCTGTTGGGCGACCCGCGGATCGCGGCGCGGGTCGCCGAGCAGCTCGGGGCGCGGATCGTCGAGCTGGAGCAGCGGCTGGCCGACATGGTGGGCAAGTCGGTGCTGGAGCGGACGGCGCACACGCTGGTGGTTCTCGCCGGTCCGGGGCCCTCGGACGTGGAGCCGGCGCCCGTGCGGCTCACCCACGAGCAGCTGGCCGGCCTGGTGGGGGCCACCCGGGAACGCACCACGACCGCGCTCGGCGAGCTCGCCGAGCGCGGGCTGGTGTCACTGCACCGCGGCCGGATCCGGATCCGGGATCGGGTGGGGCTGGCGGCGGTCGCCGACGGCGCAGCGCGCAGCGACGCGACCGGTGGCCGATCGGAGGGAAGCAATGATGGAGACGAGGGGTTCCCGCGTTTGTGA
- a CDS encoding TlpA family protein disulfide reductase, translating into MAAVAAEYEGRVTFLGMPGRGAVGEMREFVADTGTGGLTHVVDGDGALWQRFEVFSQPAFAFIGADGTARTFSGSLDPESLRRAVDELLAG; encoded by the coding sequence GTGGCGGCGGTCGCTGCCGAGTACGAGGGACGCGTCACCTTCCTGGGGATGCCCGGACGTGGCGCGGTGGGAGAGATGCGGGAGTTCGTGGCCGACACCGGCACCGGTGGCCTGACCCACGTCGTGGACGGCGACGGCGCGCTGTGGCAGCGCTTCGAGGTCTTCTCCCAGCCGGCGTTCGCGTTCATCGGCGCCGACGGGACGGCGCGGACCTTCTCCGGGAGCCTCGATCCGGAGTCGCTGCGCCGGGCCGTCGACGAATTGCTGGCCGGGTGA
- a CDS encoding HelD family protein, whose protein sequence is MTDTQRRDEEQERRYLIETLALLATERERTSDSIDASVRTIDEQKGQMWENRRDMDFAEKASLRTSIDLSVKSAEHAVMRRKRIERLLDSPYFGRVDFREDGTADSAPLYIGMHNFTDPDTNEIVVHEWRAPVSSLFYDFESGPAHFRSPGGTTHGEITGKRQYKIRGGCLEYMLESSLNINDDVLQRELSQTADDRMKNIVATIQREQNAVIRNETAQVLILQGVAGSGKTSIALHRVAFLLYRFRDSLSSDNLMILSPNRVFGDYIADVLPELGEERIAEIGFDRIAAELLGSVIDHQTFSEQVVSLLDGSSDDRAAERMRYKATSEFVAELGAWIDSAVREEFTPAEIAQKHRRLSAEWVQGMFDESRSFPIFTRIDHVANCAVDLLKNQVRDRGGTWAAADTNGVRRQVRAMFPYKDPLSLYRAFFRSPDRRRLFMPLGRRKLEYADVFPLVYTMIRTTRQRSYGHIRHLVVDEMQDYTPIQYSVLRELFSCTMTILGDSNQSVNPFSSSSLQTIHSIFPEADCLELNKSYRSTSEITEFAQRISRNDKLVPVSRHGAPPQVVACTDRRDEERRVLALVERHRKGEYRSLGVICKTVAHARDVHRALDEAGVAATLLDYDSTAFAAGVVVTSAHISKGLEFDSVIVTHVDEITYVTDMDRCMLYIACTRAMHELHLTHHGPLTPFLGRAHATVDEPVARLTG, encoded by the coding sequence GTGACGGATACCCAGAGGAGGGACGAGGAACAGGAACGCCGGTACCTGATCGAGACCCTGGCGCTCCTGGCCACGGAGCGGGAGCGTACGTCCGACTCGATCGATGCCTCGGTGCGAACGATCGACGAGCAGAAGGGGCAGATGTGGGAGAACCGGCGTGATATGGACTTCGCGGAGAAGGCGAGCCTGCGCACGTCGATCGACCTGTCGGTGAAGTCGGCCGAGCACGCGGTGATGCGTCGCAAGCGCATCGAGCGACTGCTGGACTCCCCGTACTTCGGCCGCGTCGACTTCCGCGAGGACGGCACCGCGGACTCCGCACCGCTCTACATCGGCATGCACAACTTCACCGACCCCGACACGAACGAGATCGTGGTCCACGAATGGCGCGCACCGGTCTCCAGCCTGTTCTACGACTTCGAGTCCGGACCAGCGCACTTCCGCTCACCCGGGGGCACGACCCACGGCGAGATCACCGGCAAGCGGCAGTACAAGATCCGCGGCGGGTGCCTCGAGTACATGCTGGAGAGCTCGCTCAACATCAACGACGATGTCCTTCAGCGCGAGCTGAGCCAGACCGCCGACGACCGTATGAAGAACATCGTTGCGACCATCCAGCGCGAGCAGAACGCCGTCATCCGCAACGAGACGGCGCAGGTGCTGATCCTGCAGGGCGTGGCGGGCTCGGGGAAGACGTCGATCGCGCTGCACCGCGTGGCGTTCCTGCTCTACCGGTTCCGCGACTCCCTCTCCTCCGACAACCTCATGATCCTGTCGCCGAACCGGGTCTTCGGTGACTACATCGCCGACGTGCTCCCGGAGCTCGGCGAGGAGCGGATCGCCGAGATCGGCTTCGACCGGATCGCCGCGGAGCTCCTCGGGTCGGTCATCGACCACCAGACCTTCAGCGAGCAGGTCGTCTCGTTGCTCGACGGCAGCAGCGACGACCGCGCGGCGGAACGGATGCGCTACAAGGCGACCTCCGAGTTCGTCGCCGAGCTGGGCGCCTGGATCGACTCGGCCGTGCGGGAGGAGTTCACCCCCGCCGAGATCGCGCAGAAGCACCGTCGACTCTCCGCCGAGTGGGTTCAGGGCATGTTCGACGAGTCCCGGTCCTTCCCGATCTTCACCCGGATCGACCACGTCGCCAACTGCGCCGTCGACCTGCTCAAGAACCAGGTCCGCGACCGCGGCGGCACCTGGGCCGCCGCCGACACCAACGGCGTTCGCCGGCAGGTCCGGGCGATGTTCCCGTACAAGGACCCGCTCTCGTTGTACCGGGCCTTCTTCCGCTCCCCGGACCGCCGACGTCTGTTCATGCCTCTCGGCCGCCGCAAACTCGAGTACGCCGACGTGTTCCCCCTGGTCTACACAATGATCAGGACGACGCGGCAGCGGAGCTACGGGCACATCCGCCACCTGGTGGTGGACGAGATGCAGGACTACACACCGATCCAGTACTCCGTGCTGCGCGAGCTCTTCTCCTGCACGATGACGATCCTCGGGGACTCCAACCAGTCGGTGAACCCGTTCAGCTCGTCGTCGCTGCAGACGATCCACAGCATCTTCCCCGAGGCCGACTGCCTGGAGCTGAACAAGAGCTACCGGTCGACCTCGGAGATCACCGAGTTCGCCCAGCGGATCTCCCGCAACGACAAGCTCGTCCCGGTCTCGCGGCACGGCGCGCCACCGCAGGTCGTCGCCTGCACGGACCGGCGCGACGAGGAACGACGGGTCCTGGCCCTGGTCGAGCGGCATCGGAAGGGCGAGTACCGGTCCCTCGGCGTCATCTGCAAGACCGTCGCGCACGCACGGGACGTCCATCGAGCTCTGGACGAGGCCGGCGTGGCGGCGACACTGCTCGACTACGACAGCACGGCCTTCGCCGCGGGGGTCGTGGTCACCTCCGCGCACATCTCCAAGGGCCTCGAGTTCGACTCCGTGATAGTCACGCATGTCGACGAGATCACGTACGTGACCGACATGGACCGCTGCATGCTCTACATCGCCTGCACGCGAGCGATGCACGAGCTCCATCTCACCCATCACGGCCCGCTCACGCCGTTCCTGGGGCGGGCCCACGCCACGGTGGACGAGCCGGTGGCCCGCCTGACCGGCTGA
- a CDS encoding ABC-F family ATP-binding cassette domain-containing protein: MITVADLELRAGSRILVTDTTLRVQPGDRIGLVGRNGSGKTTVMRVLAGRERPFRGTVQRTGQVDYLPQQPGLDDPHTLVRDRVLSARGLDTLLRDLEKAQVEMAEPADEAALARAVQRYGELEERFTELGGYAADNEAAQVCAHLGLPERVLTQTVSTLSGGQRRRVELARILFGASTDHGAGTGTTLLLDEPTNHLDIDSVTWLRSFLTAYAGGLVVISHDTGLLAEIANGVWSIDAGRGEIDIYNTDWATYQTTRAADDQRLRRERGAAESKATSLRTQAARMGANATRAAAAKQMARRADTLLADTATARRGERTARIRFPAPAACGRTPLTATGLTKSFGPLEVFDGVDLAVDRGSKVVILGRNGAGKTTLLRILAGVEQPDAGRVVHGHGLRLGYFAQEHDTLDLDDGVWANVRHQAPDAPEQQLKDLLGSFLLTGEQLEQPAGTLSGGERTRLTLATLVSGAANVLLLDEPTNNLDPASRAQVLDALGRFEGAVILVSHDPGAVAALRPERVIVLPDGTEDLFSDDYLDLITLA, translated from the coding sequence ATGATCACTGTTGCGGACCTCGAGCTGCGTGCCGGTTCCCGCATCCTCGTCACCGACACCACGCTGCGGGTCCAGCCCGGAGACCGGATCGGCCTGGTCGGACGCAACGGATCGGGCAAGACGACCGTCATGCGGGTGCTCGCCGGGCGGGAACGGCCCTTCCGCGGCACGGTCCAGCGCACCGGGCAGGTCGACTACCTCCCACAGCAACCCGGCCTCGACGATCCCCACACCCTGGTGCGCGACCGGGTCCTGTCGGCGCGGGGCCTCGACACCCTGCTGCGCGACCTGGAGAAGGCACAGGTGGAGATGGCCGAGCCGGCCGACGAAGCCGCCCTCGCGCGCGCCGTCCAGCGGTACGGGGAGCTGGAGGAACGATTCACCGAGCTGGGCGGTTACGCCGCCGACAACGAGGCCGCTCAGGTGTGCGCCCACCTGGGGCTGCCCGAGCGGGTGCTCACCCAGACGGTGTCGACGTTGTCGGGTGGGCAGCGGCGGCGGGTGGAGCTGGCACGCATCCTGTTCGGCGCCAGTACCGACCACGGCGCCGGCACCGGGACGACGCTGCTGCTCGACGAGCCGACCAACCACCTCGACATCGACTCCGTGACCTGGCTGCGGAGCTTCCTCACGGCCTACGCCGGCGGTCTGGTGGTGATCAGCCACGACACCGGACTGCTCGCCGAGATCGCGAACGGCGTCTGGTCCATCGACGCCGGGCGGGGCGAGATCGACATCTACAACACCGACTGGGCGACCTACCAGACCACCCGGGCGGCGGACGATCAGCGACTCCGCCGTGAGCGCGGCGCGGCCGAGAGCAAGGCCACCTCGCTGCGCACGCAGGCCGCCCGCATGGGAGCCAACGCGACCCGGGCGGCGGCGGCCAAGCAGATGGCCCGCCGGGCCGACACGCTGCTGGCCGACACTGCCACCGCCCGCCGCGGTGAGCGGACCGCCCGCATCCGGTTCCCCGCCCCCGCAGCCTGTGGACGGACACCGCTGACCGCGACGGGACTGACCAAGAGCTTCGGGCCGCTGGAGGTCTTCGACGGCGTGGACCTCGCCGTCGACCGCGGCTCCAAGGTGGTCATCCTCGGCCGCAACGGCGCGGGCAAAACTACGCTCCTACGGATCCTCGCCGGGGTGGAGCAGCCCGACGCGGGTCGCGTCGTGCACGGCCACGGTCTGCGTCTCGGGTACTTCGCCCAGGAGCACGACACCCTCGACCTCGACGACGGGGTGTGGGCCAACGTCCGGCATCAGGCGCCGGACGCGCCGGAGCAGCAGCTCAAGGACCTGCTCGGGTCGTTCCTGCTCACCGGTGAGCAGCTCGAGCAGCCGGCCGGCACGCTGTCGGGTGGGGAACGCACCCGTCTCACGTTGGCCACCCTGGTGTCCGGCGCCGCCAACGTGCTGCTCCTCGACGAACCGACCAACAACCTCGACCCGGCGAGCCGCGCGCAGGTGCTCGACGCGCTCGGCCGATTCGAGGGCGCCGTGATCCTCGTGTCCCACGACCCGGGTGCGGTGGCCGCCTTGCGGCCCGAGCGGGTCATCGTGCTGCCCGACGGAACCGAGGACCTGTTCTCCGACGACTACCTGGACCTCATCACCCTGGCGTGA
- a CDS encoding cytochrome c biogenesis CcdA family protein, whose product MSTAALAFALVAGAVAAFNPCGFALLPAYLGLLVADEAPGGRAVAMRRAARFAAGMTVGFVAVFGLVGAVLAPLALSIERYLPIVTVVMGVALVGLGGWLLAGRQLGIPGLAGHGSAPTAASWWSQIGYGVSFALASLSCTIAPFLAVTAGALSTGGALGVASAFLAYALGMGIVVLVLALAVVTARTSLVGSMRRVGALISRGSGVLLVVAGAYVAWYGWFEIRVLAGATTSDPVISAAVSVQSAVARWVSGFGPAGLLGVAVALAAIGAAAVLARRSRAARREESAR is encoded by the coding sequence GTGAGCACCGCAGCGCTGGCGTTCGCCCTGGTGGCGGGTGCGGTGGCGGCGTTCAACCCGTGCGGGTTCGCGCTCCTGCCGGCGTATCTGGGGCTGCTGGTCGCTGACGAGGCGCCCGGTGGGCGGGCGGTGGCGATGCGTCGGGCTGCTCGGTTCGCCGCGGGGATGACTGTGGGGTTCGTGGCGGTGTTCGGGCTGGTTGGGGCCGTGCTGGCTCCGCTGGCGCTGTCGATCGAGCGCTACCTGCCGATCGTCACGGTCGTGATGGGCGTGGCTCTGGTCGGGTTGGGCGGCTGGTTGCTGGCCGGGCGGCAGCTGGGGATCCCGGGGCTGGCCGGTCACGGGTCGGCGCCGACGGCGGCGAGCTGGTGGTCCCAGATCGGGTACGGCGTGTCGTTTGCGCTGGCCTCGCTGTCCTGCACGATCGCGCCGTTCCTGGCCGTCACGGCGGGGGCGCTGAGCACCGGCGGTGCGCTGGGGGTGGCCTCGGCGTTCCTGGCCTACGCGCTGGGCATGGGGATCGTGGTGCTGGTGCTGGCCCTGGCCGTGGTCACTGCGCGGACTTCGCTGGTCGGGTCCATGCGCCGGGTGGGGGCGCTGATCAGTCGCGGGAGCGGGGTCCTGCTGGTGGTGGCGGGTGCCTACGTCGCGTGGTACGGCTGGTTCGAGATCCGGGTGCTCGCCGGGGCCACCACGTCGGACCCGGTGATCTCCGCGGCGGTGTCGGTGCAGTCGGCGGTGGCGCGCTGGGTGAGCGGGTTCGGTCCCGCCGGGCTGCTCGGTGTCGCCGTCGCGCTGGCCGCGATCGGGGCGGCGGCGGTGCTCGCGCGCCGGTCCCGTGCGGCGCGTCGGGAGGAATCGGCCCGATGA